The following coding sequences are from one Photobacterium angustum window:
- a CDS encoding EAL domain-containing protein: protein MNIKYMKLYTLIVCSTFFLIIFACCTYLLYQYDIDKKIQNEYEIQLKTFNSVVNSKETLASMFSKMTIPTLAEQRELKRYVSDHKDVSSVSVIYKDYYVYSTFGNRLYSMKMKAVKGFSIKVKSLLTHKPTLSYTLQVGANTYLKIYFKPLRFNVIDSIGRGYITVFDNIEIGEGNQLVRHVLLGHHDEYHFHLDDADFFVVVDPALALKQFVETKYVYLLMLLLVCMVSSYISAAYSKKIWVRICIKRNIIRPYLQPIVNNEGNIIGAEVLARWITKKGQVLPPHVFIPYIESKHLTSLLTCSLMTQVYQSQLMLVSKHLKLSFNLTERCLFDESIYKASLLLAPKFELVLEFTESAPFSNTHVKARMEKFHQNGMFFALDDYGTGYSAPYYLTDYDFDYLKIDRCFIEQIEHNPKSIHVVESLVRLAQKLQLSVISEGVETEKQKQMLDQWGIKQYQGFYFYKPMSVDSFMDIYRSH, encoded by the coding sequence ATGAACATTAAATACATGAAGCTTTATACACTGATAGTGTGCTCTACGTTCTTTCTCATTATTTTTGCATGCTGTACTTATCTACTTTATCAATACGATATCGATAAAAAAATTCAGAATGAGTATGAAATACAACTAAAAACCTTTAATTCAGTCGTTAATAGCAAAGAGACACTGGCCTCTATGTTTTCGAAGATGACGATACCGACCTTAGCTGAGCAGAGGGAGTTAAAACGTTATGTCTCCGATCATAAAGATGTTAGCAGCGTATCTGTGATTTATAAGGATTATTATGTATACAGTACATTTGGTAATCGTCTGTATTCAATGAAAATGAAGGCAGTAAAAGGTTTTAGTATTAAGGTAAAAAGCTTACTAACACATAAGCCAACCTTGTCTTATACGTTGCAGGTTGGAGCGAATACTTACTTAAAAATATATTTTAAACCGCTTCGTTTTAATGTTATCGATAGTATTGGTCGAGGCTATATTACCGTTTTTGATAACATTGAAATTGGTGAAGGTAATCAGTTAGTTAGGCATGTTCTGTTGGGTCATCATGATGAGTACCATTTTCATCTCGACGACGCTGATTTTTTTGTGGTTGTTGATCCTGCACTCGCTCTAAAACAGTTTGTTGAAACTAAATATGTTTACTTGTTAATGCTTTTATTGGTGTGCATGGTAAGTAGTTATATATCGGCAGCTTACAGTAAAAAAATCTGGGTACGGATTTGTATAAAACGTAATATTATTCGTCCATACCTTCAACCCATTGTTAATAATGAAGGCAATATTATTGGGGCTGAAGTTTTAGCGCGTTGGATCACCAAAAAAGGTCAGGTTTTACCACCTCATGTATTTATACCCTATATAGAGAGTAAACACTTAACATCCTTGTTAACCTGTTCTTTGATGACACAGGTTTATCAAAGTCAGTTAATGTTAGTGAGTAAACACCTAAAATTAAGCTTTAACTTGACGGAACGTTGTTTGTTTGACGAAAGTATTTATAAAGCGAGTTTATTATTGGCGCCTAAGTTTGAACTGGTGCTTGAGTTTACGGAATCAGCACCATTTTCGAATACTCATGTGAAAGCGCGTATGGAAAAGTTTCATCAAAATGGGATGTTCTTTGCGCTTGATGATTATGGTACTGGGTACTCTGCACCGTATTATTTGACTGATTATGACTTTGATTATTTAAAAATAGATCGTTGTTTTATAGAGCAAATTGAGCATAACCCTAAATCTATTCATGTCGTTGAATCTTTAGTGCGATTAGCTCAAAAACTGCAACTTTCTGTCATTTCTGAAGGTGTTGAAACAGAAAAACAAAAACAGATGTTAGATCAATGGGGAATAAAGCAATATCAAGGGTTTTACTTTTATAAACCGATGTCAGTAGATAGCTTTATGGATATATATCGTTCTCATTAA
- a CDS encoding DUF4056 domain-containing protein: protein MKIHKPFIVVLSLCAALVSPHSKALDAPVGVRPCCAFGQDLKTELLGVPIPFFSVENIVDASRLGKHIYNDGSQNVIASLLGLGDESNGLIYTVKGGFIDTAHVRDTADFTYYLYQQIYQHLGSDYRITLPTELRKRFIRLNKSEQTLTYRERQAISIELAALLAFRLAQWHEIAQWFGYESIVGFPELVSAFSPEDLYSNMLGAITAKQVLELQPNLSPSGFSQAMTDAFKEQLQQLGSVSAEETKRHIQQLNGQWWDHNTRLPQKWVVLKRDYQLGLTRYPNGVKNGIPLSLSTQLSNGDNNGVWAELYLHNVGNEETFNRLPPTLKNTMIWQPAQFQQLANFAKQQDNEERGKSTQVVED, encoded by the coding sequence ATGAAAATACACAAACCTTTCATTGTAGTACTCAGCTTATGTGCAGCATTAGTTAGCCCACACAGTAAAGCCTTAGATGCACCCGTTGGGGTACGTCCATGTTGTGCGTTTGGTCAAGATTTGAAAACCGAACTATTAGGCGTGCCGATCCCATTTTTTTCTGTAGAGAATATTGTTGATGCGTCTAGGCTTGGTAAACATATCTATAACGATGGCTCACAAAACGTTATTGCAAGTTTATTAGGGCTAGGCGATGAATCAAACGGCTTAATATATACGGTTAAAGGTGGGTTTATTGATACAGCCCATGTTCGAGATACCGCAGATTTTACTTACTATTTGTATCAGCAAATCTACCAACATCTAGGCTCCGATTATCGTATTACATTACCGACAGAGCTGCGTAAACGCTTTATAAGATTAAATAAAAGTGAGCAAACACTTACTTATCGTGAGAGACAAGCAATAAGTATCGAACTTGCAGCTCTGTTAGCTTTTCGGTTAGCACAATGGCATGAAATTGCGCAGTGGTTTGGCTATGAATCCATTGTTGGCTTTCCGGAATTAGTTTCTGCTTTTTCACCTGAAGATCTGTACTCCAATATGTTAGGCGCCATTACCGCAAAACAAGTACTAGAGCTGCAACCCAATCTTTCACCTTCAGGTTTTTCTCAAGCCATGACCGATGCTTTTAAAGAGCAATTACAACAATTAGGCAGTGTTTCAGCAGAAGAAACCAAGCGCCACATACAGCAATTAAATGGTCAATGGTGGGATCACAATACACGTTTGCCACAAAAGTGGGTGGTATTAAAACGCGATTATCAACTGGGATTAACACGCTACCCTAATGGGGTAAAAAACGGTATTCCCCTCTCTTTATCTACCCAATTGAGTAACGGTGATAATAATGGTGTGTGGGCTGAATTGTATTTACATAATGTAGGCAATGAAGAAACGTTTAACAGGCTTCCTCCCACGCTAAAAAACACCATGATCTGGCAACCTGCTCAATTTCAACAACTCGCTAATTTTGCAAAGCAACAAGATAATGAAGAACGCGGTAAAAGTACGCAGGTAGTTGAAGATTAA